CTCTTCAGACACGATGTCTTCTGTCGGAGTTGGTTGCTTGTCGCTCTTCTCGCTAGAACTTGTCTGAGTGGTTTCTGGCGTAGAAGGGGTAGGATTTGGTTTGGTCTGGGAGTGCCAGAAGAAAAGACCTAGTCCAGCCAAGCACAAGGCTGCTAAGAAAACCCAAATATACTTCATAGTTCTCTCCTTTCAGTATTTGTAGTATTATAGCGGAAATGAAACTGTTTTACAAGGAGAGAGATTTCTTGTTTTTGATTTTTCTGGATTTCATACAAGAAAATCTAATTCAGTCATCTAAGCGAGATTCCGATAACCTTGAGTTTTTTAGAAAATCTTGCTAAACTGTAGCTACTAAGATAAAAACACAGTTCTGGTTGGTAGTCCAGACGCAAAAAATCCATTTTTTGTCAGTAACCTTCCTCCTTGGTTGTCCATTCTTAGGAATTTTTAAAGGAGGGGCTGTCATGGATAAGATTTCAATGACGCTGACAGTTTATTTTGAAGAGGGATTTTGGCACGGTCTTTTCGAGCAGGAACATGCTCAATCTTATAGAGTTTGCCGAGTCACCTTTGGTGCAGAGCCTAGTACGCAGGAATTGTTGGATTTTCTAAACCGTTATTATCATCGGTTGCAGTTTAGTCCTAGCATCAGGGTGAAGGAGAAGACGAAGTCGGTCAGTCCTAAACGCCTGCAGAGACAGGCTAAAAAGGAGCAGATGGCTTCACGTTCTTCAAAGTCTCAGGAAGCGCTGAGTCTGCAATTAGAAGAGCAAAAAAAAATCGCTCGAGTCAAGCGCAAGCAGCAGAAAGAACTGGCTAAGCAAAGGAAATTCGAACTCAAACAGCAAAAACGATTGGAAAAGCACAAGGGGCATTGAGCCTGGTTTTTCTTATTTATATGGGAAAGTCTTCCGTAGGGAGGCTTTTTCATTTGTCAGGCAATCGGTGAGTGGCTTGAAAAGTGAATTGATTTCTCCAAGTCGTTTTATTTGACAGATGTAACAAAAGTTATTACAATATAATCATAAAATAAAAATTACAAGAGTAGTTTTAAAAAGGAGAGTTTATGATTGAAATTACATATTTGGATGCTGTCAAGCAAGAGCGGAAGATGACCTTTGAGTCTTATCAGGAGTTTGAGCAGTCCCAGCAAGCCTGCTTGATTGGAGTGGCAGATTATTACCCAGTTAAAAAATTGACTTATAAAGGCCATGATTTGAACTATCAGGGTACTTACGGCGACGTCTTCTTTTTCCTGATGAAGCAGGATTTGACAAAGTTTGACTAAGAATAAAGGAGAAAAATAATGGTAAAAGCAATCACAGATGCAACATTTGAGCAAGAAACAAAAGACGGATTGGTGCTCATTGACTTTTGGGCGACTTGGTGCGGACCTTGTCGGATGCAGGGGCCA
This window of the Streptococcus sanguinis genome carries:
- a CDS encoding DUF4649 family protein gives rise to the protein MIEITYLDAVKQERKMTFESYQEFEQSQQACLIGVADYYPVKKLTYKGHDLNYQGTYGDVFFFLMKQDLTKFD
- a CDS encoding YjdF family protein, whose amino-acid sequence is MDKISMTLTVYFEEGFWHGLFEQEHAQSYRVCRVTFGAEPSTQELLDFLNRYYHRLQFSPSIRVKEKTKSVSPKRLQRQAKKEQMASRSSKSQEALSLQLEEQKKIARVKRKQQKELAKQRKFELKQQKRLEKHKGH